The sequence below is a genomic window from Nocardia fluminea.
CTCGGCCTGCGCGAGCGGTCCGGCGAGTTCCACAGGAAGGCCCGCCAGACCGAACGGGGTGGCGACGGGAGCCGGTGCGGGAAGGTCGACCGCGTCGGAAATTCCTTCGGCGCCGAGGTCTGTGGTCGCCATCGCCGGTGCGGCCTGGGCCATCGTGCCGAGCAGAGCCCCGGCGGCGACCGCTACGCCCGCCATTCCTTTGAACTTGTCCGTGGAGTCCGTGGCCAGACGGTGCTTTGCCCGAGGTTCCTCGGTGACACCACCGAGCAGTTCCTTGACAGTGATGGAACCGGAGGTCATGCGATGGTGCGGCACAGCTGGGTCCTAACGTCGATCTGAGCGGGTCGTAACGCGGGTCGAGTTGGGCTGGCTTACGCCATCCGCCTGCTACGACGTGACACAAAACTGTACCCGGCCGTGACCAATTTGCGACCATATCGGCGACGACTCGCGAACCTCGAAATAATCGACGGAGCGGGGCTCACTGCACCGTCAGTGTGTCCCCCTGGACGGTCACGGTGAGTTCGGTCAGCGGTTCCCGAGCCGGGCCCTTGGCCACGGTTCCGTCGGTGAGTTTGAAGGTGCTTCCGTGGCACGGGCACTTCATGACGTCACCGGCGATGTCGGTGACGCTGCAGCCCTGGTGGGTGCAGATCGCCGAAAAGGCCCTGTACACCCCGGCGCTGGGCTGGGTGACCACGATCCGATGTTCGGGAAATGCGGTGGCGCCGCCGACTTCGACGCGACCAGCCGGGATTCTGGCCGGTTGTCTTTCCTGATCGGCCCGTCCGGTGGCACACCCGGTGGCGACGATCGCGCAGACGGCGCAAGCTCCCGCGATGGCGGTTCGGCGGGTGATCGCGGTGGTGGGTTCGATGCTCATCCGGCCACCAGAAGCCCGGTCGCATACATCGTCAGCATGCCCACTCCGATCCCGGCGAGGGTTCGGGCGCTGACCGAGGTAGTACCCGGTTCGCGCAGGCTCGGCGCGATCTGCACGATGACCTGGACGATGGCGCCGACACCGATGCCGAGCAGCAATGCCGAGAGCTCTGGATTGTTGGCACCGGCACCGATGACCGCGCCCACGATGGCGGGAGCTCCGGCGATCAACCCAGTCCGAGCAGCCTGAGCAGCGGTGGCCTTCGCTCGGTCAGCGGTGCGACGACAGCCAGGCCTTCGGTGGTGTTCTGGATGGTGAAGCCGATGACCAGAAATGCACCGAGTGCGAGTTCGCCGACTGCGTAAGCGGATCCGATGGCGAGCCCTTCGCCGAGATTGTGCAGGCCGATGCCGATGGAGATCATCAGTGCCAGGCGCAGGCCGTTGGCCTGTCCGCTCGCGGCGGCTTGCTGTCTGCGGGTTCGCAGCCAGTGGTCGATCGCGGTCAGCGTCAAAAAGGCCAGCGCCGCACCGAGGACGACGAGTTCCGCACCGCCGAACGGGCTTCCGGAGGCGCCTGCCAGCTCGAAGCCTTCGCTGGTGCCTTCCCAAGCGAGAAAGGCCAACAGTCCAACGGTGAAAGCGAGCAGTACCCGCACTGTTGCCCCGCCGACCGTGCGCAGGAACGGCAGGAACAACATCCCGAGCACCACGGGGATGATGCCCACGTAGGTGCCGAGCAAAGCCATCAGTCCGAAGAACGATGCTCCCGCCTGCGGGGTCTGCACCGCGGCGGCGATGTCGTGCTCGATCACCAGCCCGGTGGAGGTCAGCATCGAGATCTTGTAGGGCTGACCGTCCTGCCAGGGGTAGTCCAAGCGGAACTGCGCGGACCGCAGTCGTCCGATCTCTCGACCGGCCCGGTGAAATCGACGTAGGCGTCGTTGACGAAGATCTGCCCGATGCTGATCGGATCCGCGCCGGTGTTGCGGATGCCGAGTTCGATCGAACCGGGTTGCAGGACAACCCGTTCGACGCCGATCTCCTCGATCGGTGGCCCAGTTCGTTCGGGAAGGCTACGGCCGCCGACGAAGGCGAGGCCGGCCAAGGCGAGGATCAGCAGCACGCCGGTGCCGAGCCCGAGGGCCCAGGCGGGTTTGCGGGTGTCGGGGGTACTCATCAGTCGCTCACCTCGAAGAACCCCATCCAGCCCAGTTCGGCGAACTCGGTCTTGTGGGCATGGAACATATACTTGCCCGGATACGGAAATCGCATCTCGCAGATCCCGCGCTGGCCTTGACCCTGCACGATCGTGTCGGTGAATTCCGAGGACTGCAGCCGGGTGCCGGTGGGGTAGTAGTCGAAGAAGTTGCCGTGCACGTGGAAGCTGTTGATCGGGTCGTACTCGAGCACGTTGACCAGGTAGATCCGGACGAGTTCATTGCGTTTCACCCGGACCGGTTCGTGCATGTAGTGGAACGGGATCCCGTTGACCGCGTAGAGTTGGTTGCCCTCGCCGTCGAAAGTGGTGTTGTACCCGTGCATCACCATGACCATCTCGTCCGCGGGCGGGCGCGGGGTAGGTGGGTCGACGATGAACGTGCCGTACATTCCGCGCGCGATGTGCTCGGCCAACGGACCGACGTGACAGTGGAACAGGTGCAAGCCGAACGGAGTCGCATCGAACTCATAGGTCGTGGACTGTCCGGGTTCGATGATCCCGGCGCCCAATCCAGCGATGCCGTCCATCTCGGCGGGGTGGATCCCGTGGAAGTGCAGGGTATGTGGATGCTTCGAGCCGTTGCGGAAATGCACCCGCAGCAGTTTCACCTTCTCGGCAGCGCAGAGTCGGGCCGGGGATACGCGCGTTGAGGGTCCACGCAGGGAAGGTGACACCCGGTGCGACTTCGATGTCTTCGTCGCTGGCGTAGACCTCCCACTCGCGCAGGGTTCGCCCGTCGGGCAGCCGCGTGGTTTTGCCGTAATCGAAGTCGCGCAGTACCTGGGTCGGATTGAATCCGTTGGCTTCGTGATCGACGATCTGACCGATCCGGAAGGTCGGTCCGCTGGCGCCTCCGCCATGGGAGCCGCTGTGTCCGGACGTGGGCTGCGCCTGTGCTTTTGCCGGTGACGCGTCGAGCACAGCCCGCCCGGCGAGCGCCAGGCCCGCGCCCCCCGCCAGCGCGCTACCCAACAGGAATCGGCGGTTCGGTTCACTCATAACCTGCATAGTTTGGCACACCGAAAAAATTGATTCAACAGTCCGAAGTCTAGTGAGACTGACGAGACGTATCGCTGGGTCGAGACGCGGAGTGCCGGGCAACATGCCGCCGCCGAGGATATGAGTTGTTACATGCGCATGTTAATATCTGTCCAGCGATTTGTTCGAAGGAGGAGTCACTATGGGCCACAGCCATGATCACGGGGTCTCGGCGTCGGAGGCGACCAGCGCATCCAGCAAGTACGTCTGGCGGCTGGCGATAGCGATCGGGCTGGGTCTGATCACCTTCGTCACCCAGCTCTTGGTGGGTCTGTCGACCTCGTCGCTGGCCCTGTTGTCGGATTCCGCTCACGTGTTCACCGACGTTTTCGGTGTGGTGATGGCCTTGGTGGCGATCTTGGTCGCGCGCCGCACCGTGCGCCGCAGCGATCGGTCGTTCGGGATGTATCGCGCCGAGGTCCTCGCCGCGCTGTTCAATGCGGTGCTGTTGTTCGGTGTGGCGGGCTGGGTGCTCTATGAAGCCCTCGGCCGACTGTCGGAGCCGCCGGAGGTGCCCGGCCTTCCTGTCGTGATCGTCGCCATTGTCGGTCTGATCATGAACGTGGCTGCGCTGCTGGTGCTGCGCAGCGGCGCGAAAGACAGTCTCAATGTGCGCGGTGCGTATCTGGAAGTCATGGCCGACATGCTCGGGTCGATCGGTGTGCTCATCAGCGGCCTGGTGACATTGATCTTCGGCTGGCGCTACGCCGACCCGGTCATCGGCGTCCTGATCGGACTTTTTGTCTTGCCGCGCGCCTACAACCTGGGCAAACAGGCCCTGCGAATCCTGTTCCAGCATGCGCCGACCGGCTTGGACATCGCCGAGGTCACTGCAGCGCTGGAGGGCGTGGACGGCGTGTGGGAAGTGCACGACCTGCACGTGTGGACCCTGACTCCCGGTATGGAAGTCGCCTCGGCGCACCTGGCAATCGACGATGCGGCCGACCCCGATGCCGTACTGAGCGCGTCTCAGCATCTGCTGGCCGACTCGTTCGATCTTCATCACGCCACCCTTCAGGTCGAGCCGGTCGGCATGGCCGAGGACTGCAGGAAGAAGTCCTGGTAGGTCGGGGTGGTTCGTGCGGTCAGTTCAGCGGCAGTGCGGGTGCGCCGCGGCGGGTGCCCTCTCAATTCGGCGAGTTCCTCGGTGGTGGCCCCAAGGCCGAGGCGGCGATGTCCTCAGCATTGAGCAGATCGGCGTTCTAGGTGATCCAGATGGCGCCGTGCTCGAGCGAATGAACGGCGTTATCACCGCGGATCGGGCTGGTGTAGACCTGGCCGGAGCGCTGGCCTGGCCTACGGTGAGGCCGGTCCGCGCTCGGGTGGTATCGTCTCGCGATCCGCTGGCGCCGCGACGAGCAGCGCGACAATGCCGTCGCCGATCACCGCGCCGATCGAGTCGGCGATGCCGAACTCGATGCCTACAACGCCTTTCTGAAAGACCTCCACCCGTCCGGCCATCCCACACGTGCCGGTTCGACAGCGCGAAGGAACACCGAATGAGCAACAAGTCTCGCCGGAAGCGAAGCGCAGGGCAATTCGGCGAGTCATCTACGACCAGGCCCCTCCGTTCGGCGGTCCCCACGACCAGTGATGGGCCGCTGCACCGGCGAGGTCTACACCAGCCCGATCCGCGGTGATAACGCCGTTCATTCGCTCGAGCACGGCGCCATCTGGATCACCTAGAACGCCGATCTGCTCAATGCTGAGGACATCGCCGCCTCGGCCTTGGGGCCACCACCGAGGAACTCGCCGAATTGAGAGGGCACCCGCCGCGGCGCACCCGCACTGCCGCTGAACTGACCGCACGAACCACCCCGACCTACCAGGACTTCTTCCTGCAGTCCTCGGCCATGCCGACCGGCTCGACCTGAAGGGTGGCGTGATGAAGATCGAACGAGTCGGCCAGCAGATGCTGAGACGCGCTCAGTACGGCATCGGGGTCGGCCGCATCGTCGATTGCCAGGTGCGCCGAGGCGACTTCCATACCGGGAGTCAGGGTCCACACGTGCAGGTCGTGCACTTCCCGCACGCCGTCCACGCCCTCCAGCGCTGCAGTGACCTCGGCGATGTCCAAGCCGGTCGGCGCATGCTGGAACAGGATTCGCAGGGCCTGTTTGCCCAGGTTGTAGGCGCGCGGCAAGACAAAAAGTCCGATCAGGACGCCGATGACCGGGTCGGCGTAGCGCCAGCCGAAGATCAATGTCACCAGGCCGCTGATGAGCACACCGATCGACCCGAGCATGTCGGCCATGACTTCCAGATACGCACCGCGCACATTGAGACTGTCTTTCGCGCCGCTGCGCAGCACCAGCAGCGCAGCCACGTTCATGATCAGACCGACAATGGCGACGATCACGACAGGAAGGCCGGGCACCTCCGGCGGCTCCGACAGTCGGCCGAGGGCTTCATAGAGCACCCAGCCCGCCACACCGAACAACAGCACCGCATTGAACAGCGCGGCGAGGACCTCGGCGCGATACATCCCGAACGACCGATCGCTGCGGCGCACGGTGCGGCGCGCGACCAGATCGCCACCAAGGCCATCACCACACCGAAAACGTCGGTGAACACGTGAGCGGAATCCGACAACAGGGCCAGCGACGAGGTCGACAGACCCACCAAGAGCTGGGTGACGAAGGTGATCAGACCCAGCCCGATCGCTATCGCCAGCCGCCAGACGTACTTGCTGGATGCGCTGGTCGCCTCCGACGCCGAGACCCCGTGATCATGGCTGTGGCCCATAGTGACTCCTCCTTCGAACAAATCGCTGGACAGATATTAACATGCGCATGTAACAACTCATATCCTCGGCGGCGGCATGTTGCCCGGCACTCCGCGTCTCGACCCAGCGATACGTCTCGTCAGTCTCACTAGACTTCGGACTGTTGAATCAATTTTTTCGGTGTGCCAAACTATGCAGGTTATGAGTGAACCGAACCGCCGATTCCTGTTGGGTAGCGCGCTGGCGGGGGGCGCGGGCCTGGCGCTCGCCGGGCGGGCTGTGCTCGACGCGTCACCGGCAAAAGCACAGGCGCAGCCCACGTCCGGACACAGCGGCTCCCATGGCGGAGGCGCCAGCGGACCGACCTTCCGGATCGGTCAGATCGTCGATCACGAAGCCAACGGATTCAATCCGACCCAGGTACTGCGCGACTTCGATTACGGCAAAACCACGCGGCTGCCCGACGGGGCGAACCCTGCGCGAGTGGGAGGTCTACGCCAGCGACGAAGACATCGAAGTCGCACCGGGTGTCACCTTCCCTGCGTGGACCCTCAACGCGCGTATCCCCGGCCCGACTCTGCGCTGCCGAGAAGGTGAACTGCTGCGGGTGCATTTCCGCAACGGCTCGAAGCATCCACATACCCTGCACTTCCACGGGATCCACCCCGCCGAGATGGACGGCATCGCTGGATTGGGCGCCGGGATCATCGAACCCGGACAGTCCACGACCTATGAGTTCGATGCGACTCCGTTCGGCTTGCACCTGTTCCACTGTCACGTCGGTCCGTTGGCCGAGCACATCGCGCGCGGAATGTACGGCACGTTCATCGTCGACCCACCTACCCCGCGCCCGCCCGCGGACGAGATGGTCATGGTGATGCACGGGTACAACACCACTTTCGACGGCGAGGGCAACCAACTCTACGCGGTCAACGGGATCCCGTTCCACTACATGCACGAACCGGTCCGGGTGAAACGCAATGAACTCGTCCGGATCTACCTGGTCAACGTGCTCGAGTACGACCCGATCAACAGCTTCCACGTGCACGGCAACTTCTTCGACTACTACCCCACCGGCACCCGGCTGCAGTCCTCGGAATTCACCGACACGATCGTGCAGGGTCAAGGCCAGCGCGGGATCTGCGAGATGCGATTTCCGTATCCGGGCAAGTATATGTTCCATGCCCACAAGACCGAGTTCGCCGAACTGGGCTGGATGGGGTTCTTCGAGGTGAGCGACTGATGAGTACCCCCGACACCCGCAAACCCGCCTGGGCCCTCGGGCTCGGCACCGGCGTGCTGCTGATCCTCGCCTTGGCCGGCCTCGCCTTCGTCGGCGGCCGTAGCCTTCCGAACGAACTGGGCCACCGATCGAGGAGATCGGCGTCGAACGGGTTGTCCTGCAACCCGGTTCGATCGAACTCGGCATCCGCAACACCGGCGCGGATCCGATCAGCATCGGGCAGATCTTCGTCAACGACGCCTACGTCGATTTCACCGGGCCGGTCGAGGAGATCGGACGACTGCGGTCCGCGCAGTTCCGCTTGGACTACCCCTGGCAGGACGGTCAGCCCTACAAGATCTCGATGCTGACCTCCACCGGGCTGGTGATCGAGCACGACATCGCCGCCGCGGTGCAGACCCCGCAGGCGGGAGCATCGTTCTTCGGACTGATGGCTTTGCTCGGCACCTACGTGGGCATCATCCCCGTGGTGCTCGGGATGTTGTTCCTGCCGTTCCTGCGCACGGTCGGCGGGGCAACAGTGCGGGTACTGCTCGCTTTCACCGTTGGACTGTTGGCCTTTCTCGCTTGGGAAGGCACCAGCGAAGGCTTCGAGCTGGCAGGCGCCTCCGGAAGCCCGTTCGGCGGTGCGGAACTCGTCGTCCTCGGTGCGGCGCTGGCCTTTTTGACGCTGACCGCGATCGACCACTGGCTGCGAACCCGCAGACAGCAAGCCGCCGCGAGCGGACAGGCCAACGGCCTGCGCCTGGCACTGATGATCTCCATCGGCATCGGCCTGCACAATCTCGGCGAAGGGCTCGCCATCGGATCCGCTTACGCAGTCGGCGAACTCGCACTCGGTGCATTTCTGGTCATCGGCTTCACCATCCAGAACACCACCGAAGGCCTGGCTGTCGTCGCACCGCTGACCGAGCGAAGGCCACCGCTGCTCAGGCTGCTCGGACTGGGGTTGATCGCCGGAGCTCCCGCCATCGTGGGCGCGGTCATCGGTGCCGGTGCCAACAATCCAGAGCTCTCGGCATTGCTGCTCGGCATCGGTGTCGGCGCCATCGTCCAGGTCATCGTGCAGATCGCGCCGAGCCTGCGCGAACCGGGTACTACCTCGGTCAGCGCCCGAACCCTCGCCGGGATCGGAGTGGGCATGCTGACGATGTATGCGACCGGGCTTCTGGTGGCCGGATGAGCATCGAACCCACCACCGCGATCACCCGCCGAACCGCCATCGCGGGAGCTTGCGCCGTCTGCGCGATCGTCGCCACCGGGTGTGCCACCGGACGGGCCGATCAGGAAAGACAACCGGCCAGAATCCCGGCTGGTCGCGTCGAAGTCGGCGGCGCCACCGCATTTCCCGAACATCGGATCGTGGTCACCCAGCCCAGCGCCGGGGTGTACAGGGCCTTTTCGGCGATCTGCACCCACCAGGGCTGCAGCGTCACCGACATCGCCGGTGACGTCATGAAGTGCCCGTGCCACGGAAGCACCTTCAAACTCACCGACGGAACCGTGGCCAAGGGCCCGGCTCGGGAACCGCTGACCGAACTCACCGTGACCGTCCAGGGGGACACACTGACGGTGCAGTGAGCCCCGCTCCGTCGATTATTTCGAGGTTCGCGAGTCGTCGCCGATATGGTCGCAAATTGGTCACGGCCGGGTACAGTTTGTGTCACGTCGTAGCAGGCGGATGGCGTAAGCCAGCCCAACTCGACCCGCGTTACGACCCGCTCAGATCGACGTTAGGACCCAGCTGTGCCGCACCATCGCATGACCTCCGGTTCCATCACTGTCAAGGAACTGCTCGGTGGTGTCACCGAGGAACCTCGGGCAAAGCACCGTCTGGCCACGGACTCCACGGACAAGTTCAAAGGAATGGCGGGCGTAGCGGTCGCCGCCGGGGCTCTGCTCGGCACGATGGCCCAGGCCGCACCGGCGATGGCGACCACAGACCTCGGCGCCGAAGGAATTTCCGACGCGGTCGACCTTCCCGCACCGGCTCCCGTCGCCACCCCGTTCGGTCTGGCGGGCCTTCCTGTGGAACTCGCCGGACCGCTCGCGCAGGCCGAGCAGATCATCAAAGACCTCCAAGCGGTCCCGTCCGCGGTCGCGCCGCAGACCGCAGCACCCGCACCTGCGGTGCTGCCCGTCGGTGGTGAGATCAGCTCCGGGTACGGCAGCCGTTGGGGTGCCTTCCACTACGGGGTCGACATCGCCGACGCGCTCGGAACGCCGATCCAGTCCGCGATGGGCGGCACCGTGATCGAAGCAGGCCCGGCGTCCGGCTTCGGTCAATGGGTGCGCGTCCAGCAGGACGACGGCACGATCGCCGTCTACGGCCACATCAACGAGTACTACGTGCAAGCCGGAGACCGGGTCAACGCCGGTGACGTGATCGCCGCCGTCGGCAACCGCGGCCAGTCCACCGGCCCCCACCTGCACCTCGAGATCTGGGACCAGGACAGCAACAAGATCGATCCCGTCGCCTGGCTGGAGGGCAACGGCGTTGTCACCGAACAGCGTTGGGGCACCGACTGATCGTTGGTCGGCCCCGTCGCAGTCTCGCTGTTTCACCTGTTCGACCGCGTCGGGTGTTCGGGGGTCTTCGCCCATGGACTGGCATCTACGCCCGTTTCAA
It includes:
- a CDS encoding cation diffusion facilitator family transporter; translation: MGHSHDHGVSASEATSASSKYVWRLAIAIGLGLITFVTQLLVGLSTSSLALLSDSAHVFTDVFGVVMALVAILVARRTVRRSDRSFGMYRAEVLAALFNAVLLFGVAGWVLYEALGRLSEPPEVPGLPVVIVAIVGLIMNVAALLVLRSGAKDSLNVRGAYLEVMADMLGSIGVLISGLVTLIFGWRYADPVIGVLIGLFVLPRAYNLGKQALRILFQHAPTGLDIAEVTAALEGVDGVWEVHDLHVWTLTPGMEVASAHLAIDDAADPDAVLSASQHLLADSFDLHHATLQVEPVGMAEDCRKKSW
- a CDS encoding Rieske (2Fe-2S) protein produces the protein MSIEPTTAITRRTAIAGACAVCAIVATGCATGRADQERQPARIPAGRVEVGGATAFPEHRIVVTQPSAGVYRAFSAICTHQGCSVTDIAGDVMKCPCHGSTFKLTDGTVAKGPAREPLTELTVTVQGDTLTVQ
- a CDS encoding ZIP family metal transporter, which codes for MLTSTGLVIEHDIAAAVQTPQAGASFFGLMALLGTYVGIIPVVLGMLFLPFLRTVGGATVRVLLAFTVGLLAFLAWEGTSEGFELAGASGSPFGGAELVVLGAALAFLTLTAIDHWLRTRRQQAAASGQANGLRLALMISIGIGLHNLGEGLAIGSAYAVGELALGAFLVIGFTIQNTTEGLAVVAPLTERRPPLLRLLGLG
- a CDS encoding M23 family metallopeptidase; translated protein: MTSGSITVKELLGGVTEEPRAKHRLATDSTDKFKGMAGVAVAAGALLGTMAQAAPAMATTDLGAEGISDAVDLPAPAPVATPFGLAGLPVELAGPLAQAEQIIKDLQAVPSAVAPQTAAPAPAVLPVGGEISSGYGSRWGAFHYGVDIADALGTPIQSAMGGTVIEAGPASGFGQWVRVQQDDGTIAVYGHINEYYVQAGDRVNAGDVIAAVGNRGQSTGPHLHLEIWDQDSNKIDPVAWLEGNGVVTEQRWGTD
- a CDS encoding multicopper oxidase domain-containing protein; amino-acid sequence: MKLLRVHFRNGSKHPHTLHFHGIHPAEMDGIAGLGAGIIEPGQSTTYEFDATPFGLHLFHCHVGPLAEHIARGMYGTFIVDPPTPRPPADEMVMVMHGYNTTFDGEGNQLYAVNGIPFHYMHEPVRVKRNELVRIYLVNVLEYDPINSFHVHGNFFDYYPTGTRLQSSEFTDTIVQGQGQRGICEMRFPYPGKYMFHAHKTEFAELGWMGFFEVSD
- a CDS encoding ZIP family metal transporter; the encoded protein is MDYPWQDGQPYKISMLTSTGLVIEHDIAAAVQTPQAGASFFGLMALLGTYVGIIPVVLGMLFLPFLRTVGGATVRVLLAFTVGLLAFLAWEGTSEGFELAGASGSPFGGAELVVLGAALAFLTLTAIDHWLRTRRQQAAASGQANGLRLALMISIGIGLHNLGEGLAIGSAYAVGELALGAFLVIGFTIQNTTEGLAVVAPLTERRPPLLRLLGLGLIAGAPAIVGAVIGAGANNPELSALLLGIGVGAIVQVIVQIAPSLREPGTTSVSARTLAGIGVGMLTMYATGLLVAG
- a CDS encoding multicopper oxidase domain-containing protein; its protein translation is MAEAPADRPSGSVRSSITKPTDSIRPRYCATSITAKPRGCPTGRTLREWEVYASDEDIEVAPGVTFPAWTLNARIPGPTLRCREGELLRVHFRNGSKHPHTLHFHGIHPAEMDGIAGLGAGIIEPGQSTTYEFDATPFGLHLFHCHVGPLAEHIARGMYGTFIVDPPTPRPPADEMVMVMHGYNTTFDGEGNQLYAVNGIPFHYMHEPVRVKRNELVRIYLVNVLEYDPINSFHVHGNFFDYYPTGTRLQSSEFTDTIVQGQGQRGICEMRFPYPGKYMFHAHKTEFAELGWMGFFEVSD
- a CDS encoding DUF3105 domain-containing protein is translated as MSRCSSRRQRIARRYHPSADRPHRRPGQRSGQVYTSPIRGDNAVHSLEHGAIWIT